From a region of the Phaseolus vulgaris cultivar G19833 chromosome 6, P. vulgaris v2.0, whole genome shotgun sequence genome:
- the LOC137832544 gene encoding isoflavone 4'-O-methyltransferase-like — protein sequence MEKMDVEELFQAQAHLYNYTYSFIGSMCLKSAVHLGIPDIIFKNAKPITLPELVLALQIQPTKSGHVYRLMRLLVHAGFFATTKVVKDDKEEVGYDLTPSSRLLLKDNVPTLSPFVRAMFHPALIHSSESLAEWFHSKEITPFDSAFGMSFWEYWGQNQEFNGLFNEAMISDSGMVNLVMRNCKSVFEGLSSLVDVGGGKGGVGRIVCESLPNLHWTVLDLPHVVENLPDSTNLKFVGGDMFQSIPSADAILLKLVLHAYSDEESIKVLKKCKEAISKKGKEGKVIIIDIVVGEKNENHVLTEAKLFYDMLMMVVVTGREREEKEWEKLFLEAGFSHYKITNIFGLRSLIEVYP from the exons ATGGAAAAGATGGATGTTGAAGAGTTGTTTCAGGCTCAGGCTCATTTATACAACTATACTTATAGTTTCATTGGTTCCATGTGCCTCAAAAGTGCAGTTCACTTGGGAATACCAGACATAATCTTCAAGAATGCCAAACCTATTACTCTCCCTGAGTTGGTTTTGGCACTTCAGATTCAACCAACAAAATCTGGTCATGTATATAGGCTCATGCGCTTGCTGGTGCATGCAGGTTTCTTTGCCACAACCAAGGTTGTGAAAGATGATAAGGAAGAAGTGGGGTATGATCTCACACCTTCCTCGAGGCTACTCCTTAAGGACAATGTTCCAACCCTGTCTCCTTTTGTTCGAGCAATGTTTCATCCGGCTTTGATTCACTCATCAGAATCCTTGGCAGAGTGGTTTCACAGCAAGGAGATCACACCCTTTGACAGCGCTTTTGGCATGAGTTTCTGGGAGTATTGGGGTCAGAACCAAGAGTTTAACGGCCTCTTCAATGAAGCAATGATCAGTGATTCCGGGATGGTGAATCTGGTTATGAGAAACTGTAAATCTGTTTTTGAGGGACTGAGTTCATTGGTTGATGTTGGTGGTGGCAAAGGAGGTGTAGGTAGGATAGTTTGTGAGTCACTGCCTAATTTGCATTGGACCGTGCTTGATCTTCCACATGTGGTTGAAAATTTGCCTGACAGTACCAATTTGAAGTTTGTTGGAGGTGACATGTTTCAGTCCATTCCTTCAGCAGATGCCATTCTTCTTAAG TTAGTATTGCATGCTTATAGCGATGAAGAGTCCATTAAGGTACTGAAGAAATGCAAAGAAGCTATTTCAAAGAAGGGGAAGGAAGGGAAAGTGATTATCATAGACATAGTGGTTGGTGAAAAGAATGAAAATCATGTATTGACCGAAGCAAAGCTGTTTTATGATATGCTAATGATGGTTGTGGTGActgggagagagagagaagaaaaagaatggGAGAAACTCTTCTTGGAAGCTGGATTCAGTCATTACAAGATAACAAACATATTTGGTTTGAGATCGCTTATTGAAGTTTATCCTTGA
- the LOC137832545 gene encoding pterin-4-alpha-carbinolamine dehydratase 2, mitochondrial-like has translation MNRLLLLRHPLLPLSLATTAKLPLPPFPQTHYSYTRTRMNSEISHGVPSPLTTAEFCTTNKGLSTKKCIPCNTKDLQAMTQDEACTLLPQVADWNLVNEDGILKLRRSWKVKTFTKGLEFFGIIADLAEAEGHHPDLHLVGWNNVTIEIWTHSLGGLTQNDFILAAKMNELNLHGLLRRKASD, from the exons ATGAAtcggcttcttcttcttcgccACCCTCTTCTACCTCTGTCTCTTGCCACCACTGCCAAGTTACCATTACCACCCTTTCCCCAAACCCATTATTCATATACACGGACACG AatgaattctgaaatatctcatgGAGTCCCTTCACCTCTCACAACCGCTGAATTTTGCACTACCAACAAAG gCTTGTCAACTAAAAAGTGCATACCCTGCAATACAAAGGACTTGCAGGCCATGACCCAGGATGAAGCATGCACTCTGCTTCCACAG GTTGCCGATTGGAATTTGGTAAACGAGGATGGTATATTGAAATTGAGGAGATCATGGAAAGTGAAGACTTTTACCAAAGGATTGGAATTTTTCGGGATAATAGCTGATCTTGCTGAAGCTGAAG GTCATCATCCTGATCTTCATCTTGTTGGCTGGAATAATGTTACTATAGAGATTTGGACACATTCTTTGG GTGGGCTGACGCAGAATGACTTTATTCTTGCTGCTAAAATGAATGAGCTTAATTTGCATGGCTTGCTAAGACGGAAGGCTTCTGACTGA
- the LOC137832546 gene encoding uncharacterized protein, with the protein MKFHKEYLDLILVPSGLLIMFSYHLFLLYKYINQTHTTVMGFENNDKRIWVERIMQANKRDVSTALSVIQSNTTAATFLASVSLTLGSLIGAWIANSSNIFFQSQLIYGDTRPTAITVKYICLLTCFLLAFSCFVQSARHFVHANYLISTPDSFVPVSSVEIAVIRGGDFWSLGLRALYFALDLLLWFFGPIPMFICSVAMVLVLNYLDSNSRPLHPNVSQGRHFQMAKRGFDL; encoded by the exons ATGAAGTTCCATAAGGAGTACCTGGATTTAATTTTGGTCCCTTCGGGTTTGCTAATCATGTTTTCCTATCACCTCTTCCTGCTTTACAAATATATCAATCAGACTCACACCACAGTCATGGGATTTGAGAACAATGACAAAAGAATTTGGGTTGAAAGAATTATGCAGGCAA ACAAAAGGGATGTGAGCACAGCTCTTTCTGTGATTCAATCAAACACTACAGCTGCTACATTCTTGGCCTCAGTCTCTCTGACTCTTGGTTCCCTTATTGGAGCTTGGATTGCCAACAGTTCCAACATTTTCTTCCAGAGTCAATTGATCTATGGTGACACTAGACCAACAGCCATTACTGTCAAGTACATTTGCCTGCTAACATGCTTCCTTCTAGCTTTCTCATGCTTTGTTCAATCAGCAAGACACTTTGTTCATGCAAACTATTTGATAAGCACTCCAGATAGTTTTGTCCCTGTGAGTAGTGTTGAAATAGCAGTCATAAGGGGAGGTGATTTCTGGTCACTTGGTCTTCGAGCCCTCTATTTTGCTCTTGATTTGTTACTTTGGTTCTTTGGGCCAATACCTATGTTTATTTGCTCAGTGGCCATGGTGCTTGTCCTCAATTATCTTGACTCTAATTCAAGGCCATTGCATCCTAATGTGTCTCAGGGAAGACATTTTCAGATGGCAAAGAGGGGCTTTGACTTGTGA